The following DNA comes from Gimesia sp..
GAAAGAACTGTCCTCTACGTCTTTGTTGTTATATCTCCATTTATTTCTAAAGGAAACTTTTATGTTTTGCAGGCACAATGTACGCAAACGTGGTTTCACACTGATCGAGTTATTGGTCGTGATTGCCATTATTGCTATCTTAATCGCGCTTCTCCTGCCCGCCGTTCAGCAGGCACGTGAAGCAGCACGTCGCAGTACGTGTAAGAATAACTTGAAGCAGCTCGGTCTGGCGTTGCACAACTATCACGATGCCTTCCTGCGCTTCCCCATTGGTGAGCAGAGCCCTTACTATCGCCCGAACTGGCGTGCACCGATTCTACCCTATCTGGATCAGGCTCCGGCTTACAACCAGATGAACTTTGACGTGAGTACCACTGCCGGTGGATTCGCTTCGCAGAACAGTGGTGGATCGTACGGCTATGGTTCCGGCGCTGGTTCCAACGCAGTGCTGAAGACCTTACGTGTTCCCGTTTACAACTGCCCGTCCAGTCCACATGGAAACAATGCTAACGACAGTGTGAACGTGAAGAACAATTACGACCTGGGACAGACCATGGACTACGTCGGTATCGCCGGTGCGACACCGGATCCGGCAGGACGTACAAATGTCTGCTCGGCGACCGGCGCCGGTTATGGAAATGGTACCTATTGCAATAATGGGGTACTGGCTCCCAATGATTGTTTCCGAATGCGTGACATAAAAGA
Coding sequences within:
- a CDS encoding DUF1559 domain-containing protein produces the protein MFCRHNVRKRGFTLIELLVVIAIIAILIALLLPAVQQAREAARRSTCKNNLKQLGLALHNYHDAFLRFPIGEQSPYYRPNWRAPILPYLDQAPAYNQMNFDVSTTAGGFASQNSGGSYGYGSGAGSNAVLKTLRVPVYNCPSSPHGNNANDSVNVKNNYDLGQTMDYVGIAGATPDPAGRTNVCSATGAGYGNGTYCNNGVLAPNDCFRMRDIKDGTSNTVVVGEQSGQVNGQDSRSNYYGGWSGMGTSAKMNTLGSGSNWGSGTTTVMYSVNSFWNSGAGDEAYRTYGANTVLGSYHTGGTHVLLVDGSVRFVSDNMDFGTLANLCSKNDGQVLGEF